A single region of the Kocuria rosea genome encodes:
- the nrdR gene encoding transcriptional regulator NrdR — translation MHCPFCRHTDSRVVDSRTTDDGTAIRRRRQCSECGRRFTTLETTTISVIKRSGVTEPFDRQKIVNGVRKACQGRPVSEDDLAMLAQEVEETIRALGAAEIEAHEVGLAILAPLRRLDVVAYLRFASVYQAFDGLGDFEEAIDLLRRQQAEQTGQQTIPATVEPIGAARKRSGRRPRGKGLEGVSQPRLL, via the coding sequence GTGCACTGCCCGTTCTGCCGTCACACCGACTCCCGCGTCGTCGACAGCCGCACCACGGACGACGGGACGGCGATCCGCCGCCGCCGCCAGTGCTCCGAGTGCGGCCGGCGCTTCACCACGCTCGAGACCACGACCATCTCGGTCATCAAGCGCTCGGGCGTCACCGAGCCCTTCGACCGGCAGAAGATCGTCAACGGGGTGCGCAAGGCCTGCCAGGGGCGGCCGGTGAGCGAGGACGACCTCGCGATGCTCGCCCAGGAGGTCGAGGAGACGATCCGGGCGCTGGGCGCCGCGGAGATCGAGGCGCACGAGGTGGGGCTCGCGATCCTGGCCCCGCTCCGCCGGCTGGACGTCGTGGCGTACCTGCGCTTCGCCAGCGTCTACCAGGCCTTCGACGGCCTGGGGGACTTCGAGGAGGCGATCGACCTCCTGCGCCGGCAGCAGGCCGAGCAGACCGGGCAGCAGACCATCCCCGCCACCGTGGAGCCCATCGGCGCCGCCCGGAAGCGCAGCGGCCGGCGGCCGCGGGGCAAGGGCCTCGAGGGCGTGTCCCAGCCGAGGCTGCTCTGA
- the ppgK gene encoding polyphosphate--glucose phosphotransferase translates to MTTPDRDVAAVPNRRVIGIDFGGTGTKGGIVDLDTGELVGERFRIATPRPATPEKVAEVMQQIVAELQSRPEAPAPDSPVGIVFPAIIKEGVALSAANIDKSWIGTDVDGLMTERLGRPVEALNDADAAGLAEAVYGAGRGVKGLVIVITLGTGIGSALILNGKLVPNAELGHLEIDGHDAETKASAAAREREDMPWKKWATTRLQRYFSHVEFLFSPNLFVVGGGVSKKAEKFLPFIELRTPVKVAELRNNAGIVGAALWAGIPHAPES, encoded by the coding sequence ATGACCACACCAGACCGCGACGTCGCCGCCGTCCCGAACCGCCGCGTCATCGGCATCGACTTCGGCGGCACCGGGACCAAGGGCGGGATCGTGGACCTCGACACGGGCGAGCTCGTCGGCGAGCGCTTCCGGATCGCCACGCCCCGCCCGGCCACCCCCGAGAAGGTCGCGGAGGTGATGCAGCAGATCGTCGCGGAGCTGCAGTCCCGTCCCGAGGCTCCCGCCCCCGACTCGCCCGTGGGCATCGTCTTCCCGGCGATCATCAAGGAGGGCGTGGCCCTGTCCGCGGCGAACATCGACAAGTCCTGGATCGGCACGGACGTCGACGGCCTCATGACCGAACGGCTCGGCCGTCCGGTCGAGGCCCTCAACGACGCCGACGCCGCGGGGCTGGCCGAGGCCGTCTACGGCGCCGGACGGGGCGTCAAGGGTCTGGTCATCGTGATCACCCTGGGCACCGGGATCGGCTCCGCCCTGATCCTCAACGGCAAGCTCGTCCCGAACGCCGAGCTGGGGCACCTGGAGATCGACGGCCACGACGCCGAGACGAAGGCGTCCGCCGCCGCGCGCGAGCGCGAGGACATGCCGTGGAAGAAGTGGGCGACCACCCGCCTGCAGCGCTACTTCAGCCACGTGGAGTTCCTGTTCTCGCCCAACCTGTTCGTGGTCGGCGGCGGGGTGTCGAAGAAGGCGGAGAAGTTCCTCCCCTTCATCGAGCTGCGCACGCCCGTGAAGGTCGCCGAGCTCCGCAACAACGCCGGGATCGTGGGCGCCGCCCTGTGGGCCGGCATCCCGCACGCGCCCGAGAGCTGA
- a CDS encoding SPOR domain-containing protein, whose product MAEYWFNTYTHQVEEGPQSDYRKLLGPYATREEAQNALKLAAERTRQWDEEDRAFEEG is encoded by the coding sequence ATGGCCGAGTACTGGTTCAACACCTACACCCACCAGGTCGAGGAGGGCCCGCAGTCGGACTACCGCAAGCTGCTCGGGCCCTACGCCACGCGCGAGGAGGCGCAGAACGCGCTGAAGCTCGCCGCGGAGCGCACCCGGCAGTGGGACGAGGAGGACCGCGCCTTCGAGGAGGGCTGA
- the map gene encoding type I methionyl aminopeptidase translates to MPTHNLTAPAPGGTAPVGALAPGAVTPGRPVPASIPRPEYVGRAEPDEGRGGDVYTPDEIELIRAAGRIAARALQEAGRAAVPGTTTDELDRIAHEYLCDHGAYPSCLGYRGFPKSICTSLNEVICHGIPDSTVLEEGDIINLDVTAYKDGFHGDTNRMFLVGEVDEQSRLLVERTEEALNRAVKAVRPGREINVIGRVIEKYARRFDYGVVRDFTGHGVGREFHSGLIVPHYDAAPSYSTPMVPGMVFTIEPMLTLGTIQWEQWDDDWTVTTRDRRRSAQFEHTMAVTEDGVDVLTLP, encoded by the coding sequence GTGCCCACGCACAACCTCACCGCTCCCGCCCCCGGCGGCACCGCCCCCGTCGGCGCCCTCGCCCCCGGCGCCGTGACCCCCGGCCGGCCCGTGCCGGCGTCCATCCCCCGCCCCGAGTACGTGGGCCGGGCGGAGCCGGACGAGGGCCGCGGCGGCGACGTCTACACCCCGGACGAGATCGAGCTCATCCGCGCGGCGGGCCGGATCGCGGCGCGCGCCCTGCAGGAGGCCGGCCGGGCCGCCGTGCCGGGCACGACCACGGACGAGCTCGACCGGATCGCCCACGAGTACCTGTGCGACCACGGGGCCTACCCCTCCTGCCTGGGGTACCGGGGCTTCCCCAAGTCCATCTGCACGTCCCTCAACGAGGTGATCTGCCACGGCATCCCCGACTCCACGGTGCTGGAGGAGGGCGACATCATCAACCTGGACGTCACGGCCTACAAGGACGGCTTCCACGGCGACACCAACCGGATGTTCCTGGTGGGCGAGGTCGACGAGCAGTCCCGCCTGCTGGTCGAGCGCACCGAGGAGGCCCTGAACCGGGCCGTCAAGGCCGTCCGCCCGGGCCGGGAGATCAATGTCATCGGCCGCGTCATCGAGAAGTACGCCCGGCGCTTCGACTACGGCGTGGTGCGGGACTTCACCGGCCACGGGGTGGGCCGGGAGTTCCACTCCGGGCTGATCGTCCCCCACTACGACGCCGCGCCGTCCTACTCCACCCCGATGGTCCCGGGCATGGTCTTCACGATCGAGCCCATGCTGACCCTGGGCACGATCCAGTGGGAGCAGTGGGACGACGACTGGACCGTGACCACGCGCGACCGGCGGCGCAGCGCGCAGTTCGAGCACACCATGGCCGTCACCGAGGACGGGGTGGACGTCCTCACCCTTCCGTAG